CACAGGCTGCGGCCCTGAGGTAATAGGGATCATCCCCCTGGATACCCCGCACAAAGGCGGTCCCCATCTGGCTTGTCAGGTAGGGATCCTCTCCATAGGTTTCCTGCCCCCGTCCCCAGCGGGGGTCCCGAAAGATGTTGATATTGGGGGCCCAAAAGGTAAGCCCCCGATGGTATTTATCTGCCTGATTTTTTCCTACGGCGTTGAACTTTGCCCGGGCTTCCAGGGAAATCGCCGTGGCCACCCGGTGTACCAGATCGGGATCGAAGGTGGCACCCAGGGCTATGGCCTGGGGAAAAACCGTGGACTCCCCGTTGTTTGCCACCCCGTGGAGAGCCTCGTTCCACCAGTTGTAATCGGGGATCCCCAGGCGGGGGATCCCTCGAGCTCGGTGGATCATGAGTCCCATCTTTTCTTCGAGACTCATCTCACGGATCAACGCCTGTATCCGTTCTTGATGGTTCTGAGAGCCTTCTGTCTGTTTTGTCATGAAACAACTCCTTCTCTTCTTCCGCGAAGCGGAAGGGCACTCTTTGGGCTTTTTCCCCTCAGGGGATAATTTTTAGGAGCGCCCTTTTAGCATAGTTTTTTCTTTTTCTTTTCGCTATAGGAGTTTTTTCTGATAGAGACCTAGAAAGGCCCCGCTGAATCGAACTACCTCCCGTCGCGCATCCTTTCTGTCATTGTTA
The Thermanaerothrix sp. genome window above contains:
- a CDS encoding glycoside hydrolase family 3 protein, whose product is MSLEEKMGLMIHRARGIPRLGIPDYNWWNEALHGVANNGESTVFPQAIALGATFDPDLVHRVATAISLEARAKFNAVGKNQADKYHRGLTFWAPNINIFRDPRWGRGQETYGEDPYLTSQMGTAFVRGIQGDDPYYLRAAACAKHYAVHSGPEGLRHTFDARVSPKDLEETYLPAFKALVQAGVESVMGAYNRVNGEPACGSPFLLQKKLREEWGFAGHVVSDCLSLIH